From the genome of Streptococcus marmotae, one region includes:
- the recR gene encoding recombination mediator RecR: protein MLYPTPIAKLIESYTKLPGIGIKTATRLAFYTIGMEEDVVNEFAKNLLAAKRDLSYCQICGNLAEEETCAICQDQTRDLSTILVVEDSRDVSAMENIQEYHGLYHVLHGLISPMNGVGPDDINLKSLLTRLMENEVTEVIIATNATADGEATSMYISRVLKPAGIKVTRLARGLAVGSDIEYADEVTLLRAIENRTEL from the coding sequence TTGTTATACCCCACACCTATTGCAAAATTGATAGAGAGTTATACGAAATTACCAGGGATTGGGATTAAGACAGCGACCCGCCTGGCCTTTTATACGATTGGTATGGAAGAAGATGTCGTGAATGAGTTTGCTAAAAATCTGCTAGCGGCTAAGCGCGACTTGTCCTATTGTCAGATTTGTGGTAATTTGGCAGAAGAAGAGACTTGTGCCATTTGCCAAGATCAGACAAGAGATCTGTCTACGATTTTAGTCGTTGAAGACAGCAGAGATGTCTCAGCCATGGAAAATATTCAAGAATATCACGGACTGTATCATGTTCTGCATGGCTTGATTTCGCCTATGAACGGTGTTGGACCAGATGATATTAACCTCAAAAGTTTGCTAACACGTTTAATGGAAAACGAGGTGACTGAAGTCATCATTGCCACCAATGCAACAGCTGATGGCGAAGCGACTTCTATGTATATCTCAAGGGTTCTAAAACCTGCCGGAATTAAAGTGACACGATTGGCAAGAGGATTAGCAGTTGGTTCAGATATTGAATATGCCGATGAAGTAACGCTCCTGAGGGCCATTGAAAATCGTACAGAGCTCTAA